Proteins encoded by one window of Tunturibacter psychrotolerans:
- a CDS encoding zinc ribbon domain-containing protein — MVCQACGASVVDGVYFCSKCGAQVIAAQPTYAAYPQPPVPVLVPRVQRHLQTLGVLWCAFGAYRFISGLMGMFFLHAFAGRGFGGYDWPFNHSHGIFGQPWMASLLPVIAVYTVVMAGLALLVGYSLLTRRPWGRTLAIVVGILSLLKPFFGTALGIYTLWVLAPGASGLEYDAIADRT; from the coding sequence ATGGTATGTCAGGCTTGTGGAGCCTCAGTAGTAGATGGCGTTTATTTTTGTTCGAAGTGCGGGGCGCAGGTTATTGCTGCTCAACCGACTTATGCCGCATATCCGCAGCCGCCGGTACCCGTTCTTGTGCCGCGAGTCCAGCGGCATCTGCAGACGCTCGGGGTGCTGTGGTGTGCTTTTGGGGCGTACAGGTTTATAAGTGGCCTGATGGGCATGTTTTTCCTGCATGCCTTCGCTGGGCGCGGATTTGGAGGCTACGACTGGCCGTTCAACCACTCCCATGGTATTTTTGGACAGCCGTGGATGGCCTCGTTGCTGCCCGTCATTGCTGTTTACACGGTGGTGATGGCAGGCCTCGCGCTGTTGGTTGGCTATAGCCTTTTGACGCGTCGACCATGGGGCCGGACGCTCGCGATAGTAGTCGGAATCCTCAGTCTGCTGAAGCCGTTCTTTGGCACTGCGTTGGGAATCTATACGCTTTGGGTGCTGGCTCCGGGAGCTTCGGGCTTGGAGTACGACGCGATCGCAGACCGAACCTGA
- the hemB gene encoding porphobilinogen synthase, whose translation MNFPATRLRRLRRTEAMRSLVRETHLHPGALIYPLFICPGEGIRKEIGSMPGVFNLSIDEAIKEAEACAALGLGGLLLFGLPAQKDDNATGAWAEDGIVQQALRTIKQNKTLDSLVAIADVCLCEYTSHGHCGVVARDGDHYEIQNDSSVVLIAKTAASLAQAGADIVAPSDMMDGRVEAIRGALDAGGHEQIPVMSYASKFASAFYGPFREAADSAPQFGDRRSYQMDGANLREAMREIDQDMAEGADMLLMKPAMPYLDVIRAARERYDLPMGAYQVSGEYSMLHAAFQRGWLEPERTMMESLLSIRRAGADFIVTYFAKEAAKVLS comes from the coding sequence ATGAACTTTCCTGCAACGCGTCTGCGCCGTCTGCGCCGAACCGAGGCGATGCGATCTCTGGTTCGCGAGACCCACCTCCACCCCGGTGCGCTGATTTACCCGCTATTTATCTGTCCCGGCGAAGGGATACGCAAAGAGATCGGCTCGATGCCCGGTGTCTTCAATCTATCGATTGACGAAGCGATTAAAGAGGCAGAGGCCTGTGCGGCGCTCGGGTTGGGAGGGTTGCTACTGTTTGGCTTGCCAGCGCAGAAAGACGATAACGCGACCGGGGCGTGGGCCGAAGACGGGATCGTGCAGCAGGCGCTGCGAACAATCAAGCAAAATAAAACGCTCGATTCTCTAGTGGCAATCGCTGACGTTTGTTTGTGCGAGTACACCTCGCATGGACACTGCGGCGTCGTTGCGCGGGATGGCGATCACTATGAGATTCAGAATGATTCGAGCGTCGTGCTGATTGCGAAGACAGCTGCATCGTTAGCTCAAGCGGGTGCGGACATTGTGGCGCCTTCGGACATGATGGACGGGCGCGTGGAAGCGATTCGAGGTGCTCTCGACGCAGGCGGCCACGAACAGATTCCGGTGATGAGCTACGCATCAAAGTTTGCATCGGCATTCTACGGACCATTCCGCGAGGCGGCAGACTCGGCCCCGCAGTTCGGAGATCGTCGCAGCTACCAGATGGACGGTGCGAACCTGCGTGAGGCAATGCGGGAGATCGATCAGGACATGGCAGAGGGCGCGGATATGTTGTTGATGAAGCCCGCGATGCCATATCTTGATGTGATTCGGGCGGCGCGCGAGCGATACGACCTCCCGATGGGGGCGTACCAGGTGTCAGGAGAGTACTCGATGCTGCACGCCGCTTTTCAACGTGGATGGCTGGAGCCTGAGCGGACGATGATGGAATCGCTCTTGTCGATCCGGCGAGCGGGAGCCGATTTCATCGTGACGTACTTCGCGAAGGAAGCAGCGAAGGTGCTAAGTTAG